The proteins below come from a single Pseudomonas chlororaphis genomic window:
- a CDS encoding L-lactate permease produces MQTWQQLYSPLGSLGLSALAAVIPIVFFFLALAVFRLKGHVAGSITLALAIAVAIFAFNMPADMAFAAAGYGFAYGLWPIAWIIVAAVFLYKLTVKSGQFEVIRSSVLSITDDQRLQVLLIGFCFGAFLEGAAGFGAPVAITAALLVGLGFNPLYAAGLCLIANTAPVAFGALGIPIIVAGQVTGIDAFKIGAMTGRQLPLLSLFVPFWLVFMMDGLRGVRETWPAALVAGLSFAVTQYFTSNFIGPELPDITSALASLIALTLFLKVWQPKRTAGAQIAGATSGATVTASVGGFGQPRSTVASPYSLGEIIKAWSPFLILTVLVTIWTLKPFKAMFAAGGSMYGWVFNFAIPHLDQMVIKVAPIVINPTAIPAVFKLDPISATGTAIFFSALISMLVLKINLKTGLTTFKETLFELRWPILSIGMVLAFAFVTNYSGMSSTMALVLAGTGAAFPFFSPFLGWLGVFLTGSDTSSNALFSSLQATTAHQLGVNDTLLVAANTSGGVTGKMISPQSIAVACAATGLVGKESDLFRFTLKHSLFFATIVGLITLAQAYWFTGMLVH; encoded by the coding sequence CAAGGGACACGTGGCCGGCAGCATCACGCTGGCCCTGGCGATTGCCGTGGCGATATTTGCCTTCAACATGCCCGCCGACATGGCCTTCGCCGCCGCCGGATATGGCTTTGCCTACGGCCTGTGGCCCATCGCCTGGATCATCGTGGCCGCCGTGTTCCTGTACAAACTGACGGTCAAGAGCGGTCAGTTCGAGGTCATCCGCAGCTCGGTGCTGTCGATTACCGACGACCAACGCCTGCAAGTGCTGCTGATCGGCTTCTGCTTCGGGGCCTTCCTGGAAGGCGCCGCCGGTTTCGGCGCACCCGTCGCGATCACCGCCGCGCTGCTGGTCGGCCTGGGGTTCAATCCGCTGTATGCCGCCGGCCTGTGCCTGATCGCCAACACCGCCCCAGTCGCGTTTGGCGCGCTGGGTATTCCGATCATCGTGGCCGGCCAGGTCACCGGGATCGACGCCTTCAAGATCGGCGCCATGACCGGTCGCCAACTGCCGTTGCTGTCGCTGTTCGTGCCGTTCTGGCTGGTGTTCATGATGGACGGCCTGCGCGGCGTGCGGGAAACCTGGCCAGCCGCACTGGTGGCCGGCCTGAGCTTTGCCGTCACCCAGTACTTCACCTCCAACTTCATTGGCCCGGAACTGCCGGACATCACTTCGGCACTCGCCAGCCTGATCGCCCTGACCCTGTTCCTGAAGGTCTGGCAGCCCAAGCGCACCGCGGGCGCCCAGATTGCCGGCGCCACGTCTGGCGCAACGGTCACCGCCAGCGTGGGTGGTTTCGGCCAACCGCGCAGCACCGTGGCTTCGCCCTACAGCCTGGGGGAAATCATCAAGGCCTGGTCGCCCTTCCTGATCCTCACCGTGCTGGTCACGATCTGGACCCTGAAACCGTTCAAGGCGATGTTCGCCGCGGGCGGCTCGATGTACGGCTGGGTGTTCAACTTTGCCATCCCGCACCTGGACCAGATGGTGATCAAGGTCGCGCCGATCGTGATCAACCCCACCGCCATTCCGGCCGTGTTCAAGCTCGACCCGATTTCCGCCACCGGCACGGCGATTTTCTTCTCCGCGCTGATCTCGATGCTGGTGTTGAAAATCAACCTCAAAACTGGTCTTACCACTTTTAAAGAGACCCTTTTCGAGCTGCGCTGGCCGATCCTGTCCATCGGCATGGTCCTGGCGTTTGCCTTCGTCACCAACTATTCGGGCATGTCGTCGACCATGGCCCTGGTACTGGCCGGCACAGGCGCGGCGTTCCCGTTCTTCTCGCCGTTCCTCGGTTGGCTGGGGGTGTTCCTGACCGGCTCCGACACCTCGTCCAATGCGCTGTTCAGCTCCCTGCAAGCCACCACCGCGCACCAACTCGGCGTCAACGACACCTTGCTGGTGGCCGCCAACACCAGCGGCGGCGTGACCGGCAAGATGATCTCGCCGCAATCGATCGCCGTGGCCTGTGCCGCGACCGGACTGGTGGGCAAGGAATCGGATCTGTTCCGGTTCACCCTCAAACACAGCCTATTCTTTGCAACGATCGTCGGCCTGATCACCTTGGCCCAGGCCTACTGGTTTACCGGCATGCTGGTGCACTGA
- a CDS encoding oxidoreductase, producing MSELFYNAVPNATRVAPPLPEPRQYPSVKPQRVYLFGTCVVDLFYPEAGMDAIHLLEREGIRVEYPQGQSCCGQPAYTSGYTEQARTVARAQLALFAEDYPVVVPSGSCAGMLREHYSDLFKDEPDTLEQVRALAARTYELAEFLLFVCQVQLKDGGEPVKVALHTSCSARREMNTHLHGRALLAQLHNVERVEHSHESECCGFGGTFSVRLPDISGAMVADKTRALKESGAHKIVSADCGCLMNINGALEKQQEALRGQHLASFLWQRTGGAA from the coding sequence ATGAGCGAGCTTTTTTACAACGCTGTGCCAAACGCGACCCGTGTCGCCCCGCCACTGCCTGAACCGCGGCAATACCCCAGCGTGAAACCGCAACGGGTCTACCTGTTCGGCACCTGCGTGGTGGACCTGTTCTACCCCGAAGCCGGGATGGATGCGATCCACCTGCTGGAACGCGAAGGGATCCGGGTGGAATACCCGCAAGGACAGAGTTGCTGCGGGCAACCGGCCTACACCTCGGGTTACACCGAGCAGGCACGCACCGTGGCGCGGGCACAACTGGCGCTGTTTGCCGAAGATTATCCGGTGGTCGTGCCGTCGGGCTCCTGCGCGGGCATGTTGCGCGAGCACTACAGCGACCTGTTCAAGGACGAACCCGACACGCTTGAACAAGTCCGGGCCCTGGCCGCCCGGACCTACGAGTTGGCCGAGTTCCTGTTGTTCGTCTGTCAGGTGCAGCTGAAGGATGGCGGCGAGCCGGTGAAGGTGGCGCTGCACACTTCGTGCTCGGCGCGGCGGGAAATGAACACCCACCTGCACGGCCGCGCCCTGTTGGCGCAGCTGCACAACGTGGAACGCGTGGAGCACAGCCATGAAAGTGAATGCTGTGGGTTCGGTGGGACATTCAGCGTGCGCCTGCCGGATATTTCCGGGGCGATGGTGGCCGACAAGACCCGGGCGCTGAAGGAATCCGGCGCACATAAGATCGTCAGTGCCGATTGCGGCTGCTTGATGAACATCAACGGTGCGTTGGAAAAGCAGCAGGAGGCGCTACGCGGGCAGCATCTGGCGAGTTTCCTCTGGCAGCGAACCGGAGGTGCCGCATGA
- a CDS encoding (Fe-S)-binding protein — MSTPTLIPTVEVQEDFRARAHKALGDTQLRNNFRSAMDSLMTKRATSFSDAHEREHLRVLGNAVRARALSKLPDLLEQLETNLTRNGVNVHWAETVDEANGIVLSIIRAHEARQVIKGKSMVSEEMEMNHVLAAQGIECLESDMGEFIVQLDHEKPSHIIMPAIHKNAGQVASLFHDKLGVEYTKDVDQLIQIGRKVLRQKFFEADIGVSGVNFAVAETGTLLLVENEGNGRMSTTVPPVHIAVTGIEKVVENLRDVVPLLSLLTRSALGQPITTYVNMISGPRKAEELDGPQEVHLVLLDNGRSQAFADSELRQTLNCIRCGACMNHCPVYTRIGGHAYGEVYPGPIGKIITPHMVGLAKVPDHPSASSLCGACGEVCPVKIPIPALLRRLREENVKAPDSPHQVMRGQGSKYSPKERFIWNAWAWLNSSPRLYRLFGFLATRLRALTPRNVGPWTQNHSAPQPAARSLHDLAREHLNRPGDRR; from the coding sequence ATGAGCACGCCGACGCTGATCCCCACTGTAGAGGTGCAGGAAGATTTTCGCGCCCGAGCCCACAAGGCGCTGGGCGACACGCAACTGCGAAACAACTTTCGCAGCGCGATGGATTCACTGATGACCAAGCGGGCAACGTCCTTCAGCGATGCCCACGAAAGAGAACACCTTCGGGTGCTGGGCAATGCCGTCCGCGCCCGTGCGTTATCCAAGTTGCCCGACCTGCTCGAACAACTTGAAACCAACCTGACCCGCAACGGTGTGAACGTGCACTGGGCGGAAACGGTGGACGAAGCCAACGGCATCGTCCTCTCGATCATCCGCGCTCACGAGGCGCGGCAAGTGATCAAGGGCAAATCGATGGTCAGCGAAGAGATGGAAATGAACCATGTCCTCGCGGCTCAAGGCATTGAATGCCTGGAATCGGACATGGGCGAGTTCATCGTCCAGCTCGATCACGAGAAGCCTTCACACATCATTATGCCGGCGATCCACAAGAATGCCGGTCAGGTCGCGTCCTTGTTCCACGACAAACTCGGCGTGGAGTACACCAAGGACGTCGACCAACTCATTCAGATCGGTCGCAAGGTGTTGCGGCAGAAATTCTTCGAAGCCGATATCGGCGTGTCGGGCGTCAACTTCGCCGTCGCCGAAACCGGCACGCTGCTGCTGGTGGAAAACGAAGGAAACGGACGGATGTCCACCACCGTGCCACCGGTGCACATCGCCGTGACCGGCATCGAAAAAGTGGTGGAGAACCTGCGCGATGTCGTGCCATTGCTCTCGCTGCTGACTCGCTCGGCCCTCGGCCAACCGATCACCACCTACGTCAACATGATCTCCGGCCCACGCAAGGCCGAGGAACTGGACGGCCCCCAGGAAGTTCACCTGGTGCTGCTGGACAACGGTCGCAGCCAGGCCTTTGCCGACAGTGAATTGCGCCAGACCCTGAACTGCATCCGCTGCGGCGCCTGTATGAATCATTGCCCGGTGTACACCCGAATCGGCGGCCACGCCTATGGGGAGGTGTACCCGGGGCCTATCGGAAAAATCATCACGCCACACATGGTCGGCCTGGCCAAGGTGCCCGATCACCCCAGCGCCTCATCACTCTGCGGTGCCTGTGGAGAAGTGTGCCCGGTGAAGATTCCGATCCCGGCCCTGCTGCGGCGCCTGCGCGAAGAAAACGTCAAGGCACCGGACAGCCCGCATCAAGTGATGCGTGGCCAGGGCAGCAAATACTCGCCCAAGGAACGCTTCATCTGGAATGCCTGGGCCTGGCTCAACAGCTCGCCACGCCTGTATCGGCTGTTCGGCTTCCTTGCCACGCGCCTGCGCGCCCTCACGCCGCGCAACGTTGGCCCCTGGACGCAAAACCACAGCGCCCCCCAACCCGCCGCCCGCTCATTGCATGACCTGGCCCGCGAACACCTGAACCGCCCGGGAGACCGTCGATGA
- a CDS encoding lactate utilization protein B/C, which yields MSAKENILAKLRKSLTGTTPVADNFDVDLVTQTYRYAPEERIPQLRKLMEAVHTEIHLTRAEDWPALLAQLLRDRQLPSLLIAPTTPHGKKIMQYWANHPDLPTLKAYDRPIEEWKAELFNETPASLTGTLGAIAATGSLILWPTREEPRLMSLVPPVHFALLKASEIHNNFYEVQQAFEWAQGMPTNALLVSGPSKTADIEQVLAYGAHGPKDLVVLILEDQ from the coding sequence ATGAGCGCCAAGGAAAACATCCTCGCCAAGTTGCGTAAAAGCCTGACCGGCACCACGCCCGTGGCCGACAACTTCGATGTCGACCTGGTGACGCAGACCTACCGTTATGCGCCCGAAGAACGCATCCCGCAGTTGCGCAAGTTGATGGAAGCGGTGCACACCGAAATCCACCTGACCCGTGCCGAAGACTGGCCGGCGTTGCTCGCCCAACTGCTGCGCGACCGCCAACTGCCAAGCCTGCTGATTGCCCCGACGACACCCCACGGGAAAAAAATCATGCAGTACTGGGCGAATCATCCGGACCTGCCGACCCTCAAGGCCTACGACCGGCCGATAGAAGAATGGAAAGCCGAGCTGTTCAACGAGACGCCCGCCAGCCTGACCGGAACCCTCGGCGCCATCGCCGCCACCGGCAGCCTGATCCTTTGGCCAACGCGGGAAGAGCCACGCCTGATGAGCCTGGTGCCGCCGGTGCATTTCGCCTTGCTCAAGGCCAGCGAGATCCACAACAACTTCTATGAAGTGCAGCAGGCATTCGAATGGGCCCAAGGCATGCCCACCAATGCCCTGCTGGTGTCGGGCCCATCGAAAACCGCCGACATCGAACAGGTGCTGGCCTACGGCGCCCACGGTCCGAAGGACCTGGTGGTGTTGATCCTGGAGGACCAATGA
- a CDS encoding 4Fe-4S ferredoxin, whose product MTLPAAFLHDVHQLIPAKRRFDDPLSTLAFGTDASFYRLIPKLVVRVETEDEVVALLQLAQRDQVPVTFRAAGTSLSGQAISDSVLIVLGDNWNAREIRGQGTQIRLQPGVIGAQANAWLAPFGRKIGPDPASINACKIGGIVANNASGMCCGTAQNTYHTLAGIRLVLADGTRLDTEDAASVAAFRNSHADLLERLATLGRETRDNNELAARIRHKYRLKNTTGLSLNALVDFDEPVDILSHLLVGSEGTLGFISAVTYNTVIDHPHKASALIVFPDVETCCNAVTVLKSQPVSAVELLDRRSLRSVQDKPGMPDFVQHLSTNACALLIESRAASSSLLQEQLARIMASLASFPVEKQVDFTEDPRENARLWAIRKDTFPAVGAVRKTGTTVIIEDVTFPVEQLAIGVNRLIELFDKHHYDEAILFGHALEGNLHFVFTQGFNSADEIARYQAFMDDVAQLVAVEFGGSLKAEHGTGRNMAPFVELEWGSDAYQLMWQLKRLLDPQGILNPDVVLSEDPKIHLKHLKPLPAADELVDKCIECGFCEPVCPSKDLTLSPRQRIVIWRDIQAKQRAGTDTTELEQAYQYQGIDTCAATGLCAQRCPVGINTGELVKKLRSREATRTKTANWIEGNFATTLQGLRFTLHVANGARMLLGAPRLAKLSATVSRLSKGQVPQWTNAMPQPEKAIRFSPAVADERPRVVYLAACVSRVMGPAAGDKEQASLYDKTRSLLEKAGYQVVIPDNQDNLCCGQPFASKGYAEQADHKRQELIAALLHASRGGLDPIYCDTSPCTLRLVQDLGETRLDLYDPVRFIRTHLMDRLDFTPQEAPIAVHVTCSTQHLGESQALIDLARKCSKHVVIPEGIHCCGFAGDKGFTTPELNAHSLRTLKDAVQHCSEGISTSRTCEIGLTQHGTIDYHGLVYLVDRVTQARAT is encoded by the coding sequence ATGACGCTTCCGGCTGCTTTCCTACACGACGTCCACCAACTGATCCCAGCCAAGCGCCGATTCGACGATCCGCTGTCGACCCTGGCCTTCGGCACCGACGCCAGTTTCTACCGGCTGATTCCGAAACTGGTGGTGCGGGTCGAAACCGAAGATGAAGTGGTCGCCCTGCTGCAACTGGCCCAGCGCGACCAGGTTCCGGTCACCTTCCGCGCGGCCGGCACCAGCCTGTCCGGCCAGGCCATCAGCGACTCGGTGCTGATCGTGTTGGGGGATAACTGGAACGCCCGGGAGATTCGCGGGCAAGGCACGCAGATCCGCTTGCAACCGGGCGTGATCGGTGCCCAGGCCAACGCCTGGCTGGCACCGTTCGGGCGCAAGATCGGCCCCGATCCGGCCTCGATCAACGCCTGCAAGATTGGCGGCATCGTCGCCAACAACGCCAGCGGCATGTGCTGCGGCACGGCGCAAAACACCTATCACACCCTGGCCGGCATTCGCCTGGTACTGGCCGATGGCACCCGCCTCGACACCGAGGACGCCGCCAGCGTCGCGGCGTTTCGCAACAGCCACGCAGACCTGTTGGAGCGCCTGGCGACCCTGGGCCGCGAGACCCGCGACAACAACGAATTGGCTGCCCGAATTCGCCACAAGTACCGTCTGAAAAATACCACTGGGCTGTCGCTCAACGCGCTGGTGGATTTTGACGAGCCTGTGGATATCTTGAGCCACCTGCTGGTGGGCTCAGAAGGCACCCTGGGTTTCATCAGCGCGGTGACCTACAACACCGTGATCGACCATCCGCACAAAGCCTCGGCGCTGATAGTGTTCCCTGACGTGGAAACCTGCTGCAACGCCGTCACCGTGCTGAAAAGCCAGCCGGTGTCGGCCGTGGAACTGCTCGACCGCCGCAGCCTGCGCTCGGTGCAGGACAAGCCGGGCATGCCGGATTTCGTACAGCATCTGTCGACGAATGCCTGCGCCCTGCTGATCGAATCCCGCGCGGCGTCTTCATCCCTGCTGCAAGAGCAACTCGCCCGGATTATGGCCTCGTTGGCCAGTTTCCCGGTGGAAAAACAAGTCGACTTTACCGAAGACCCACGGGAAAACGCCCGGCTCTGGGCCATCCGCAAAGACACCTTCCCGGCGGTGGGCGCAGTCCGCAAGACCGGCACCACGGTGATCATCGAAGACGTGACCTTCCCGGTGGAGCAACTCGCCATCGGTGTGAACCGCCTGATCGAACTCTTCGACAAACATCACTACGACGAAGCGATCCTTTTCGGACATGCACTGGAAGGCAATCTGCACTTCGTCTTCACCCAAGGCTTCAACAGCGCCGACGAAATCGCACGCTACCAGGCGTTCATGGACGACGTCGCGCAACTGGTGGCCGTGGAGTTCGGCGGTTCGCTGAAAGCCGAACACGGCACCGGCCGCAACATGGCGCCCTTCGTCGAGCTGGAATGGGGCAGCGATGCCTATCAACTGATGTGGCAGCTCAAGCGCCTGCTCGACCCCCAGGGGATTCTCAACCCGGACGTGGTGCTCAGCGAAGACCCAAAGATCCATCTCAAGCACCTCAAACCGCTGCCCGCCGCCGACGAGCTCGTGGACAAGTGCATCGAGTGCGGCTTCTGCGAACCGGTCTGCCCCTCCAAAGACCTGACCTTGAGCCCGCGCCAACGCATCGTGATCTGGCGCGACATCCAGGCCAAACAACGGGCCGGCACCGACACCACCGAGCTGGAACAGGCCTATCAATACCAGGGCATCGACACCTGCGCGGCCACCGGCTTGTGTGCTCAACGCTGCCCCGTAGGCATCAACACCGGTGAGCTGGTGAAAAAGCTGCGCAGCCGAGAAGCCACGCGCACGAAAACCGCCAACTGGATCGAAGGAAACTTCGCCACCACACTGCAAGGCCTGCGCTTCACCCTGCACGTCGCCAACGGCGCACGCATGCTGCTGGGGGCGCCGCGCCTGGCGAAACTCTCGGCAACGGTGTCACGGCTGTCCAAGGGCCAGGTGCCGCAGTGGACCAACGCCATGCCCCAGCCGGAAAAAGCCATCCGCTTCAGCCCTGCCGTGGCGGACGAACGCCCGCGCGTGGTCTACCTGGCGGCCTGCGTGTCACGCGTCATGGGCCCGGCGGCAGGGGACAAAGAACAGGCCTCGCTGTACGACAAGACCCGCAGCCTGCTGGAAAAAGCCGGCTATCAAGTCGTCATTCCCGACAATCAGGACAACCTGTGCTGCGGCCAACCCTTTGCCTCCAAAGGCTACGCCGAACAAGCCGACCACAAGCGCCAGGAACTGATCGCCGCCCTGCTGCACGCCAGCCGCGGCGGGCTCGATCCGATCTACTGCGACACCAGCCCCTGCACCTTGCGATTGGTCCAGGACCTTGGCGAAACACGCCTGGACCTGTACGACCCGGTGCGCTTCATCCGCACGCACTTGATGGATCGCCTGGACTTCACCCCGCAAGAAGCCCCGATCGCCGTGCACGTCACGTGCAGCACCCAGCACCTGGGCGAAAGCCAGGCACTGATCGACCTGGCGCGCAAATGCAGCAAACACGTGGTCATTCCCGAAGGCATTCATTGTTGCGGCTTTGCCGGCGACAAAGGCTTCACCACACCGGAGCTCAACGCCCACTCACTGCGCACACTCAAGGACGCCGTCCAGCATTGCAGCGAAGGCATCTCCACCAGCCGCACCTGCGAGATCGGCCTGACACAACACGGCACCATCGACTACCACGGACTGGTCTACCTGGTGGATCGGGTGACTCAAGCCAGGGCCACCTGA
- a CDS encoding tmRNA, whose translation MKRSALLGLFITASMMASASFAADKPDSLCEANIQTINNAKTQYQSSADLNDRVTRSVTRAQELKAQGKIDECVAETQQTILEIRQASDGTNK comes from the coding sequence ATGAAACGTTCTGCGCTGTTAGGTCTATTCATTACTGCCTCGATGATGGCCTCCGCTTCGTTCGCCGCCGATAAGCCGGACAGCCTGTGCGAAGCCAATATCCAAACCATCAACAATGCCAAGACACAGTACCAATCCTCGGCCGATCTCAATGACCGTGTGACACGCAGCGTAACAAGGGCACAAGAGCTCAAAGCGCAAGGCAAAATTGACGAATGCGTTGCTGAAACCCAGCAAACCATCCTGGAAATCAGACAAGCCTCCGACGGCACCAACAAGTGA
- a CDS encoding integrase: MPAQNLRLSDRQLKGVKPASKDYVLTDGDGLQLRVRSNGSLLWNFNYREPVTKKRINIGFGTYPELSLANARKMAVEARELLAQGIDPKVQRNMLNEAKRAETEHTFENVATAWFELKKDSVTPAYAEDIWRSLTLHLLPDLRTTPLAKITAPMVIGLLRPIEAKGSLETVKRLSQRLNEIMTYGVNSGLIFANPLSGIRAVFKKPKKENMAALPPEELPELMLEIANASIKRTTRCLIEWQLHTMTRPAEAATTRWADIDFERRVWTIPPERMKKRRPHAIPLSDHAVALLESLKTHSGHREYVFPADRNPRTHANSQTANMALKRMGFQDRLVSHGMRSMASTILNEHGWDPELIEVALAHVDKDEVRSAYNRADYIERRRPMMAWWSEYIQKAATGSLLASAYGQVRDKNVVPIR, from the coding sequence ATGCCTGCTCAAAACCTCCGCCTCTCCGATCGACAGCTCAAGGGAGTCAAACCCGCGTCCAAGGATTATGTCCTCACAGACGGTGACGGTTTGCAGCTCCGCGTCCGTAGCAACGGGTCGTTGCTGTGGAATTTCAACTACCGCGAACCGGTGACCAAAAAGCGCATCAACATCGGCTTCGGGACCTACCCCGAATTGTCACTGGCGAACGCACGGAAGATGGCAGTGGAAGCCCGCGAGTTACTCGCACAGGGCATCGATCCGAAGGTGCAGCGCAACATGCTGAACGAAGCCAAGCGCGCAGAAACGGAACACACCTTCGAGAATGTGGCCACCGCCTGGTTCGAGCTTAAGAAAGACTCGGTCACCCCGGCCTATGCCGAGGACATTTGGCGGTCGCTTACGCTGCATTTGCTCCCCGACTTAAGGACGACACCACTGGCGAAAATCACCGCGCCAATGGTGATTGGATTGCTTCGTCCGATTGAAGCGAAAGGCAGCCTGGAGACGGTCAAGCGTCTCAGCCAGCGGCTAAACGAGATCATGACCTACGGCGTGAACTCCGGCCTGATCTTCGCCAACCCGCTCAGCGGCATCAGGGCAGTATTCAAGAAGCCCAAGAAAGAGAACATGGCTGCGCTTCCGCCAGAAGAGCTCCCGGAGCTCATGCTGGAGATCGCGAACGCCAGTATCAAACGCACTACCCGCTGCCTGATCGAATGGCAGTTGCACACGATGACTCGCCCCGCCGAGGCGGCGACCACACGCTGGGCAGACATCGACTTTGAAAGGCGTGTCTGGACTATCCCACCGGAGCGGATGAAGAAGCGCCGCCCACACGCCATCCCGCTGAGTGATCATGCTGTCGCACTGTTGGAGTCATTGAAGACACACAGCGGACATCGCGAATACGTCTTCCCGGCCGATAGAAATCCACGCACCCATGCCAATAGCCAGACGGCCAACATGGCGTTGAAACGTATGGGGTTCCAGGATCGGTTGGTCAGCCACGGCATGCGCTCGATGGCTAGCACCATATTGAATGAACATGGCTGGGATCCTGAGCTCATCGAGGTAGCCCTGGCGCATGTCGACAAGGATGAGGTGCGCAGCGCCTACAACCGAGCCGACTACATTGAGCGCCGACGCCCGATGATGGCGTGGTGGAGTGAGTACATCCAGAAAGCCGCCACCGGCAGCCTGCTCGCCTCAGCGTACGGCCAAGTCAGAGACAAGAACGTGGTGCCGATTCGCTAG
- a CDS encoding integrase, whose amino-acid sequence MALIGRRNGRNFGYGRQLSYAGPQALKGMFGGGHYGTVKAHCDRWQAFVKWCRSEQGPGINDARQINRKVLADYAAYLRDVVARGELAISTAQNRLSSVNRTMAALRGDQYVKLPSPSKALGMQRNGVRQSVPQGQNREQVKQIVDALCSQHQLRAAAIVLLARATGMRLREAILGDLPRLSREATDLGRINIQDGTKGGRAGASAPRWIAVDVDVRDALEFARQVLPAGSRNLIAPNESYLNVLQEIVRPARDILHAGNLKGFHELRAAYACDRYEQITQHFAPINGGRCCQVNRHLDRVARSQISYELGHGRIDVVATYIGGRT is encoded by the coding sequence ATGGCATTGATAGGTAGGCGGAATGGCCGCAATTTCGGCTACGGCAGGCAGTTGAGCTACGCAGGACCGCAGGCGCTGAAAGGCATGTTCGGCGGAGGCCATTACGGCACGGTCAAGGCGCACTGTGATCGGTGGCAGGCATTCGTGAAGTGGTGCCGCTCCGAACAGGGGCCCGGCATTAATGATGCGCGGCAGATTAATCGGAAGGTGTTGGCCGACTATGCGGCGTATCTGCGCGACGTTGTAGCGCGCGGTGAGCTCGCCATCAGCACTGCACAAAACCGGCTATCCAGCGTTAACAGGACCATGGCCGCGCTTCGCGGTGATCAGTACGTGAAGCTGCCAAGTCCGAGCAAGGCGTTAGGTATGCAGCGCAACGGGGTTCGACAATCAGTGCCGCAAGGCCAGAATCGCGAACAGGTGAAACAGATCGTCGATGCGCTTTGCAGCCAACATCAACTGCGGGCCGCTGCGATCGTTCTATTGGCGCGAGCCACCGGCATGCGCTTGCGTGAAGCCATCTTGGGTGACCTGCCACGGCTAAGCCGTGAGGCTACTGACCTAGGAAGGATAAACATTCAGGATGGCACCAAAGGAGGCCGCGCCGGCGCCTCGGCGCCCCGTTGGATTGCGGTGGATGTCGATGTTCGAGATGCACTTGAGTTTGCACGGCAGGTATTGCCTGCAGGTAGCCGCAACCTGATTGCGCCAAACGAAAGCTACCTGAACGTTCTGCAGGAAATCGTCCGCCCAGCGCGGGACATCCTACATGCAGGCAATCTCAAAGGTTTTCATGAGCTGCGGGCGGCGTACGCATGTGATCGCTACGAGCAAATCACCCAACACTTCGCGCCTATCAACGGCGGCCGATGCTGCCAGGTAAATAGGCACCTTGATCGTGTGGCCCGGAGTCAAATCAGCTATGAGCTGGGGCACGGTCGGATCGATGTGGTCGCTACCTACATTGGAGGACGGACATGA